The region AACTCGTTAATGCCCTTGATGGCCGCGACCGCCTCCACGTTGTGGTAGTGCAAGCCATGCCCGGCATTCACGATCAGGCCCTGGGCCAGACCAAACGCCACGCCATCCGCCACACGCTTTAACTCTTCGGCTACGTCGGTCGGGGTTTGCGCATCGGCGTAACGCCCGGTATGCAGCTCGATCGCTGGCGCTCCGACACGTTTGGACGCGGCAATCTGCCGCTCATCGGCATCGATAAAGAGCGACACCTCACACCCTATTTTTGCCAGCCGATCGACTGCCGCCTTGATTCGGGCTTCTTGCCCCGCGACATCCAGGCCGCCTTCGGTGGTCAATTCCTGGCGGGTTTCGGGGACCAGGCAGATGTGAGCCGGACGAATGCGCTCGGCAAATGCCATCATCTCTTCCGTTACGCCCATCTCGAAGTTCATGCGCGTTTGCAACACATCCTTGAGCAACAGCACGTCACGCTCTTGAATATGACGCCGATCTTCGCGCAGATGCACGGTGATACCGTCGGCGCCCGCCTCTTCAGCGTCCAGCGCGGCCTTGACCGGATCAGGGTAACGCGTGCCGCGAGCCTGACGCAGCGTGGCTACGTGGTCGATATTCACGCCGAGAAGAATGCGATTGCTTTGGGTCACGTGGGCTCTCCTGAAGAGCTGAAGATTCGGTGCACAGCATACCGGTCTATTCAGGGCTTGCGAAACAACTCACGACTGGCCAGCGGACGCCCCGCCAAATGAACCGCCAAAGCCTGGCGCATCAAACGCTTGGCGGCGGATAGAGCACCCGCAACCGCCCAGTCAGCTTCGGCCATTGCCTGCAACTCAACCCCTTGAAACAAACCCGGCTGTAACAGCCAGACCCGCTCCAGCCCGGCATCCACCTGCAAGCGGTACAAGCCATCGCTCGCCACCGGCTCTCCATGGATATCGACTGTCAGCGAAAAGCCGTAGCCCAGGTCATCCAACAGACGCCATTCAAAAGCCCGCAGCAGGGGTTCCAGCGCCCGCCCTTCCGCCAGAGCCAACAAGGTCGCCGCGTAATGTTCGAACACGGCCGGATGGGGATCTTCAGCAGGCAGCAGCCGAATCAGCAACTCATTGAGATAGAGACCGCTGAACAACGCTTCGCCATTCAACCAGGTTGAAATACCTGCGCTTTCCATGCGGCCCACATTTTTCAACTCGCCCCGTCCGCGAAACTCGACTTCAAGCGGAACAAAGGGGCGCGCCAAAGAGCCCGCCTTGCCGCGCGCACTGCGCAGCACCGCTCGCAAACGCCCTTGCGGTGTAATGAAATCGACCAAAGCGCTGGTTTCGCGATAGGGGCGACTGTGCAGGACGTAGGCAAGTTGCGGGACGGGTGCACTGCTGGACATGGAATACCGACTCTCTGGAAACTGAATACACCCTCCCCAGGGTCTCTCCCGAAGGAAGAGACCCTGGGGAGGGTGTATTCAGAGACTCATCGACCCGTAATAGCGGGTCGGTCATGGATTCAAAACAGCACTTTCAGGGCGCGGTAATTTTCCAGTAGCCCCGGCCCTCCGGGAGAGAGCCAAGGTGAGGACAGCCTGTTACAGGTCGCCGTAGCCCAAAGAACGCAGGGCGCGCTCATCATCGGACCAACCGCCTTTGACCTTGACCCACAGGTTGAGCATGATTTTGGAGTCGAACAGCAGCTCCATGTCCTTGCGCGCCTCGGTGCCGATACGCTTGATTCGCTCGCCCTTGTCACCAATGATGATTTTTTTCTGGCCGTCACGCTCAACCAGAATCAATGCATGGATGTGCAAGGTCTTGCCCTGCTGCTTGAACTCTTCAATCTCGACAGTGATCTGGTACGGCAGCTCTGCGCCCATCTGGCGCATGATTTTTTCGCGTACCAGTTCAGCGGCCAGGAAGCGGCTGCTGCGGTCGGTGATCTGATCTTCCGGGAAGAAGTGCTCGTTTTCCGGCAGATGGTCGGCGATCACACGTTCAAGGGCTTCAAGGTTATGCCCGTGCTGGGCCGAGATCGGAATGATCTGGGCGTTGGGCAATTGCTCCTGAAGCCAGCTCAGGTGCGGCATCAACTCGGCCTTGTCTTCGATACGGTCCGTCTTGTTCAGCGCGACGATCAGCGGGCCGGTCACGTACTGTACGCGCTCGAGAACCATTTGGTCTTCGTCGGTCCACTTGGTACGGTCCACCACGAAAATCACCACATCGACGTCTTTCAACGCGGCCGAAGCGGTTTTGTTCATGTAGCGGTTCAGGGCCTTTTCGCCGCCTTTGTGCATGCCCGGGGTATCAACGTAGACCGCCTGTACGGTGCCTTCGGTCTTGATGCCCAGCATGTTGTGGCGCGTGGTCTGCGGCTTGCGCGAGGTGATCGCCAGCTTTTGACCCAGAATGTGGTTCAGCAGTGTGGATTTACCCACGTTTGGTCGACCAACAATGGCGACATAGCCACAGCGTGTTGCAGTTGAATCAGTCATGGCCATTCTCCACGCCAAGGGCAATCAGTGCTGCGGCGGCCGCTACCTGTTCGGCAATGCGACGGCTCACGCCCTGTCCCCGGCTTTTTTCATTCAATAAAGCAATTTCGCACTCAACGAAGAAGGTGCGGCAATGCGGTTCGCCCTGGATATCGACCACTTCGTAACGTGGTAAATCGCAGGCACGCGACTGCAAGAACTCCTGCAGGCGGGTCTTGGGATCTTTATTGGTATCGACCAGCGTCAGGGTCTCGAACTCACTGGCAAGCCAGGCCAATACGCGGTCGCGGGCGGTTTCCATGCCGGCATCCAGGTAAATGGCGCCGATCAGGGCCTCAAGGGCATCCGCCAAAATCGACTCACGGCGAAAACCACCGCTCTTCAGCTCGCCAGAACCCAGACGCAGGTACTCGCCAAGCTCGAAGCCACGCGCCAGTACCGCCAGGGTTTCACCCTTGACCAGACGGGCACGCAAGCGCGACAACTGGCCTTCACGGGCTAGCGGGAAGCGATCAAACAACGCTTCACCGGCCACAAAATTGAGAATGGCATCACCCAGGAACTCAAGACGCTCGTTATTGCGCCCCGCGAAACTGCGGTGTGTCAGGGCCAGAATCATCAATTCCTGGTCTTTGAAGGTATAGCCGAGCTGACGCTCTAAACGATTTAAAGAAAAACTCACGATTTACCCACGCTGAGTTCGTGGCCGAATGTCACCACCGGACCGATATTAGGGATCAGTGATGCTCGTTTATCGCATAGCAAATGGACAGGGAACAGGCTGTTCGCCGCCGTCACACTTAACGCTTTGTTCAAATCCACATCCTGAATACAGTTGACCGGCGCACCTGTCGCGGTACGGCGGTCGTAAGAACCCTCAGGCGCCGAATTATCCGGACGCCTGAAAAGCATTCGGCGCTGTTATTAACAGCGCCGTCTTGGCTACTTGATCAGACCCACCCGCGAGAAGTTCGGCAGGTTGCTGGTCTTGGGTTCCGGCCAGCTCATCCAAACGGCGAAGGCCTTGCCGACGATATTCTTGTCGGGAACCATGCCCAGTTCGTCCTTGGGAATGTTCGGATCATCCCAGTAACGGCTGTCGTTCGAATTGTCGCGGTTGTCACCCATCATGAAGTAATGGCCGGCCGGAACCGTCCACTCCTTGTCAGGCGGAGCGCGATAGCGGCTCATTTCCTTGCGGATCATGTGCTCTATTTCGCCCAGTTTCTCTTTATACAACTGCGCGCTGCCCAGGGTGCCGGGTTCTGTGGACACCATTTGCTCGGCAACCAGTTGATCATTGACGTACAAATGCTTGTCACTGGTGTAACGAATCTTGTCGCCCGGCAGCCCCACTACACGCTTGATGTAGTTGACTGCCGGATCGCTCGGGTAGCGAAAAACCATCACATCGCCCCGCTTCGGATCACCCACTTCGATGATTTTCTTGTCGATCACCGGCAAGCGGATCCCGTAAGAAAACTTGTTCACCAAAATGAAATCGCCTACATCCAGGGTCGGTTTCATCGAGCCGGACGGAATCTGGAACGGCTCAACCAGAAACGAACGCAGCACCAGCACGATGAACAACACCGGGAAGAACGACTTGCCGTATTCAACCAGCAACGGTTCCTTGTTGAGCTTTTCGATTACCTGTCTATCAACCGGTGCAACATTGGCCTGATAGTTGGCAATAGCCTTGCGCCGGCGAGGTGCCAGGAAGACCAAATCGAGCAGCGCCAGCAAACCGCACACGGCAACAGCAATGACCAGCAACAGCGGGAAATTTAGTGACATAGGACCTAGCTATCCAACCTGAGCACTGCAAGGAAGGCTTCTTGTGGAATTTCCACGTTACCCACTTGCTTCATGCGTTTTTTACCGGCTTTCTGCTTTTCCAACAGCTTGCGCTTACGGCTAACGTCACCACCGTAGCATTTGGCCAGTACGTTTTTTCTGAGCGCCTTGACAGTGGTTCGCGCCACAATCTGTCCGCCGATGGCGGCCTGAATTGCAACATCAAACATCTGGCGCGGGATCAGTTCTTTCATTTTTTCGGTTAGCGCACGCCCTTTGTAGTGGGCGTTGTCACGGTGAACGATCAATGCCAGGGCATCGACTTTCTCGCCGTTGATCAACACATCGAGCTTCACCAGATTAGCCGACTGGTAGCGATCGAAATGATAGTCGAGCGAAGCATAGCCGCGGCTGGTGGACTTGAGACGGTCAAAGAAGTCCAGGACCACTTCGTTCATCGGCAAGTCGTAGGTCACCTGGACCTGGGTGCCGAGGAACAGCATGTCGTGCTGAACACCGCGCTTTTCAATACACAGGGTAATGACGTTGCCCAGGTGCTCTTGAGGCACAAGAATGTTGGCACGCACGATTGGCTCGCGCATGTCTTCAATCACTGACAGGTCTGGCAGCTTGGACGGGTTGTCGACGTAAATCGTTTCACCGGTCTTGAGCAGCAATTCGAAAATCACCGTCGGCGCGGTGGTGATCAGGTCCAGGTCATACTCGCGCTCCAGGCGCTCCTGGATGATTTCCATGTGCAGCATGCCGAGGAAGCCGCAACGGAAGCCAAAGCCCAATGCATCGGAGCTTTCCGGGGTGTACTGCAGCGACGAGTCGTTCAGCGTGAGCTTTTGCAGCGCATCACGGAAGTCTTCGAAATCGTCGGAGCTGACAGGGAACAGACCGGCGTATACCTGAGGCTGAATACGCTTGAAGCCGGGCAATACATCAACGTCCGGGGTCGAGCTCAAGGTCAGGGTATCGCCCACTGGCGCGCCGTGAATGTCCTTGATACCGGCAATGATGAAGCCTACTTCACCGGCTTTCAGATCAGCGGTAGCCGTATGCTTGGGGTTGAACACCCCCACGCTGTCTACCAGATGCATTTTGCCGGTGGACTTGACCAGAATCTTGTCGCCCTTTTTCACGCGGCCGTGGCGCACGCGAACCAGGGACACAACGCCCAGGTAGTTATCGAACCAGGAGTCGATGATCAACGCCTGCAGGGGATCTTCGATATTACCGGTCGGAGCAGGAATGGTGTGCACCAGGCGCTCAAGCACCTCGTCAACACCCAGGCCGGTCTTGGCGCTGCAGGTCACGGCGTCAGTGGCATCGATGCCAATGATTTTCTCGATTTCTTCTTTCACACGATCAGGATCAGCCTGCGGCAGGTCGATCTTGTTCAAGACCGGCATCACCTCAAGACCCTGCTCGATAGCGGTGTAGCAGTTGGCTACGGACTGGGCTTCTACGCCCTGCCCCGCATCGACAACCAGCAATGCGCCTTCACAGGCCGCCAGGGAACGGCTGACTTCGTAGGTGAAGTCCACGTGCCCCGGGGTATCAATGAAGTTCAGCTGATAGGTAATGCCATCATTGGCCTTGTAGTACAAGGTCACGCTGTGGGCCTTGATGGTGATCCCGCGCTCACGCTCGAGGTCCATGGAGTCCAGAACCTGGGCTTCCATTTCGCGGGCAGTCAAGCCACCGCACATCTGAATGAAACGATCGGCCAGCGTCGACTTGCCATGGTCAATGTGGGCGATGATGGAGAAATTGCGGATATGACTCAAATCACTCACGGGTCAACACTCAAAAAAAGTCGCAGGCAGACTGCCCGCCGAAAAATAGCCGGGAATTGTACCTGATCCTCGCGCCAAGCGTCACGTTCACAGGCCAATAGCCACCGACAAAAAAGCCCCTATCGCGAGATAGAGGCTTTGGATTAACGCAAAAAATGGCTCATCAACCGGCCCGGCGCAATAACCAGAAACCGGCCAGGGCACAAACACCCGCGGGCACCAGCACTGCAAACAATGGCGAGAAACCGAACACCAGGCTGGACGGCCCCAGCAAGTCCTGAGCGATACGGAAGGTGAAACCCACCAATACCCCGGTGAACACACGCTGCCCCAGGGTTACCGAACGCAAGGGGCCGAAGATGAACGAAATGGCCATCAACACCAGCGCAGCTGTCACAAGCGGTTGCAAAACCTTGACCCAAAAAGCCAGCCAGTAGCGGCCATTGTTGAGCCCCTGATCTTTCAGGTAATGGATGTAGCTCCACAAGCCCGTGATCGACAGTGAGTCAGGTGCCATGACCACGGTATTGAGCAACTGAGGGCTGAGAGCCACATCCCAGCGCTCTTCGGGGACCTTGATCACCTCGGTACTGCGATCATGGAAAACCGTCGTACTGACGTCGCTCAACTGCCAGTGATCCTCGTCGAACTGCGCCTTTTTAGCGAAGCTGGACGACAACATATGGCGCTCTTTATCAAAGCGATAACGGGTCACGCCATACAGCAGCCCGCTTGGCTGAACCGCGTTAATGTGAATGAACTCCTCGCCCTGACGATGCCACAGGCCATGTTTGGAGCTCTG is a window of Pseudomonas taetrolens DNA encoding:
- the pdxJ gene encoding pyridoxine 5'-phosphate synthase, which produces MTQSNRILLGVNIDHVATLRQARGTRYPDPVKAALDAEEAGADGITVHLREDRRHIQERDVLLLKDVLQTRMNFEMGVTEEMMAFAERIRPAHICLVPETRQELTTEGGLDVAGQEARIKAAVDRLAKIGCEVSLFIDADERQIAASKRVGAPAIELHTGRYADAQTPTDVAEELKRVADGVAFGLAQGLIVNAGHGLHYHNVEAVAAIKGINELNIGHALVAHALFVGFKSAVAEMKALILAAA
- the recO gene encoding DNA repair protein RecO, which produces MSSSAPVPQLAYVLHSRPYRETSALVDFITPQGRLRAVLRSARGKAGSLARPFVPLEVEFRGRGELKNVGRMESAGISTWLNGEALFSGLYLNELLIRLLPAEDPHPAVFEHYAATLLALAEGRALEPLLRAFEWRLLDDLGYGFSLTVDIHGEPVASDGLYRLQVDAGLERVWLLQPGLFQGVELQAMAEADWAVAGALSAAKRLMRQALAVHLAGRPLASRELFRKP
- the era gene encoding GTPase Era, giving the protein MTDSTATRCGYVAIVGRPNVGKSTLLNHILGQKLAITSRKPQTTRHNMLGIKTEGTVQAVYVDTPGMHKGGEKALNRYMNKTASAALKDVDVVIFVVDRTKWTDEDQMVLERVQYVTGPLIVALNKTDRIEDKAELMPHLSWLQEQLPNAQIIPISAQHGHNLEALERVIADHLPENEHFFPEDQITDRSSRFLAAELVREKIMRQMGAELPYQITVEIEEFKQQGKTLHIHALILVERDGQKKIIIGDKGERIKRIGTEARKDMELLFDSKIMLNLWVKVKGGWSDDERALRSLGYGDL
- the rnc gene encoding ribonuclease III — translated: MSFSLNRLERQLGYTFKDQELMILALTHRSFAGRNNERLEFLGDAILNFVAGEALFDRFPLAREGQLSRLRARLVKGETLAVLARGFELGEYLRLGSGELKSGGFRRESILADALEALIGAIYLDAGMETARDRVLAWLASEFETLTLVDTNKDPKTRLQEFLQSRACDLPRYEVVDIQGEPHCRTFFVECEIALLNEKSRGQGVSRRIAEQVAAAAALIALGVENGHD
- the lepB gene encoding signal peptidase I, yielding MSLNFPLLLVIAVAVCGLLALLDLVFLAPRRRKAIANYQANVAPVDRQVIEKLNKEPLLVEYGKSFFPVLFIVLVLRSFLVEPFQIPSGSMKPTLDVGDFILVNKFSYGIRLPVIDKKIIEVGDPKRGDVMVFRYPSDPAVNYIKRVVGLPGDKIRYTSDKHLYVNDQLVAEQMVSTEPGTLGSAQLYKEKLGEIEHMIRKEMSRYRAPPDKEWTVPAGHYFMMGDNRDNSNDSRYWDDPNIPKDELGMVPDKNIVGKAFAVWMSWPEPKTSNLPNFSRVGLIK
- the lepA gene encoding translation elongation factor 4, which codes for MSDLSHIRNFSIIAHIDHGKSTLADRFIQMCGGLTAREMEAQVLDSMDLERERGITIKAHSVTLYYKANDGITYQLNFIDTPGHVDFTYEVSRSLAACEGALLVVDAGQGVEAQSVANCYTAIEQGLEVMPVLNKIDLPQADPDRVKEEIEKIIGIDATDAVTCSAKTGLGVDEVLERLVHTIPAPTGNIEDPLQALIIDSWFDNYLGVVSLVRVRHGRVKKGDKILVKSTGKMHLVDSVGVFNPKHTATADLKAGEVGFIIAGIKDIHGAPVGDTLTLSSTPDVDVLPGFKRIQPQVYAGLFPVSSDDFEDFRDALQKLTLNDSSLQYTPESSDALGFGFRCGFLGMLHMEIIQERLEREYDLDLITTAPTVIFELLLKTGETIYVDNPSKLPDLSVIEDMREPIVRANILVPQEHLGNVITLCIEKRGVQHDMLFLGTQVQVTYDLPMNEVVLDFFDRLKSTSRGYASLDYHFDRYQSANLVKLDVLINGEKVDALALIVHRDNAHYKGRALTEKMKELIPRQMFDVAIQAAIGGQIVARTTVKALRKNVLAKCYGGDVSRKRKLLEKQKAGKKRMKQVGNVEIPQEAFLAVLRLDS
- the lptG gene encoding LPS export ABC transporter permease LptG; translation: MGKLDRYIGSSVLLAILAVLGIILGLATLFAFIDEMSSISDSYTVMDVFSFVLLTAPRRMYEMLPMAALIGCLIGLGTLASNSELTIMRAAGVSIGRIVWAVMKPMLVLMLAGLLIGEYVAPATETIAQANRALAQGGGDAQSSKHGLWHRQGEEFIHINAVQPSGLLYGVTRYRFDKERHMLSSSFAKKAQFDEDHWQLSDVSTTVFHDRSTEVIKVPEERWDVALSPQLLNTVVMAPDSLSITGLWSYIHYLKDQGLNNGRYWLAFWVKVLQPLVTAALVLMAISFIFGPLRSVTLGQRVFTGVLVGFTFRIAQDLLGPSSLVFGFSPLFAVLVPAGVCALAGFWLLRRAG